The following proteins are encoded in a genomic region of Necator americanus strain Aroian chromosome II, whole genome shotgun sequence:
- a CDS encoding hypothetical protein (NECATOR_CHRII.G8254.T1) gives MMLFVSLAKGHWVTLALDRIKWKSYWRQLDHFGDQRKLRTLASDGTHSSTTSSSASASAKRLDRRRSSKQHKESREEKRKGPNDLFKGTPKSSTRQHGFSPTPGFGFKPVTQEREKKADIMNEQPQPEQIPSLIPLTTKTLRPESTKLKSVKTKPISNITLKETETDIQEGDGNYEDVNLIDAPPPADEGQYENVTPTDVAPPGFPEEVLHTVKPEALRQVPPTGDSQKTTLTVDPPASIFPTTGGQLKHTLKNPRQTRMVYKIKCSNNNDYGISPVYSFVEAGGTATITVTRLPGAPKEDKMVIQFVEAPAGGKTPEEAFALASPWSYVSTTVPLRTAAGLPPLAAPKPAAAPARPPIPPPKAPIPPPVPPPKAPVPPPAPPPKAPVPPPVLPPKPPIPAYVKPPVIPAFASGAPKPPGLVPPVSQPAVAAKPPVQAVPSPVKIPASVVPKHLAPAAPTPVVAPKPSLPGIPILKPPPPPIAPKAPIPSARPPPPPPASVPKPIAPTVPPTVKPPAPPPPVISNIQKPGPVSGVPLPGQPYPGPSVRGTAKPMPFTGGGVSRPPLVSVYVGAKPDRKKQ, from the exons atgatgctcttcgtgtccctcGCGAAGGGACACTGGGTTACTCTGGCACTCGATCGGATCAAATGGAAGAGTTACTGGCGCCAGCTTGACCATTTCGGAGATCAACGGAAGTTAAG GACGCTTGCAAGTGACGGTACTCATAGCAGCACAACATCATCGTCGGCATCAGCCAGCGCTAAACGTCTTGATCGAAGAAGAAGTTCGAAACAACATAAAGaaagtagagaagaaaaaaggaaaggaccTAATGATTTATTCAAAG GTACACCAAAAAGCTCAACGAGACAGCATGGATTTAGTCCGACACCGGGGTTCGGATTTAAGCCTGTCACACAGGAACGAGAGAAAAAGGCGGATATAATGAACGAGCAACCACAACCCGAACAAATACCGTCTCTTATACCAttgacaacaaaaacattgagACCCGAATCAACAAAACTGAAATCCGTTAAAACAAAGCCGATTAGTAATATCACGTTAA aagaaacagaaacggATATCCAAGAA GGTGACGGGAATTACGAGGACGTCAACCTGATAGATGCACCACCACCAGCTGATGAAGGTCAGTACGAAAATGTCACGCCTACGGACGTAGCACCTCCAGGATTCCCCGAGGAAGTACTTCACACTGTGAAACCGGAAGCTCTGCGACAAGTCCCACCAACTGGAGATTCTCAAAA gacaacACTTACGGTGGATCCTCCAGCTTCCATTTTCCCCACAACCGGTGGTCAATTGAAGCACACTCTCAAAAATCCCCGTCAAACCAGGATGGTGTACAAGATTAAGTGCTCAAACAATAATGACTATGGCATAAGTCCAGTGTACAGTTTTGTGGAAGCGGGTGGAACGGCTACGATAACGGTAACCCGTTTACCGGGTGCACCGAAAGAGGACAAAATGGTGATTCAGTTTGTGGAAGCTCCAGCAGGCGGTAAAACTCCAGAAGAAGCTTTTGCGCTGGCATCGCCTTGGTCGTATGTGTCTACCACTGTCCCTCTGAGGACAGCCGCAGGCTTACCTCCACTCGCAGCTCCAAAGCCAGCTGCAGCACCTGCACGCCCGCCAATCCCGCCCCCTAAGGCTCCAATACCACCGCCGGTGCCACCACCAAAGGCTCCTGTACCTCCGCCAGCGCCACCACCAAAAGCTCCTGTACCTCCTCCAGTGCTGCCTCCAAAGCCTCCAATTCCTGCATACGTCAAGCCACCGGTGATCCCAGCATTTGCTTCGGGTGCTCCCAAGCCTCCTGGATTGGTTCCTCCAGTTTCGCAACCTGCAGTTGCAGCCAAACCACCTGTACAGGCTGTGCCCAGCCCCGTCAAAATTCCGGCTTCCGTCGTTCCGAAACATCTGGCTCCTGCTGCTCCCACTCCTGTCGTCGCTCCGAAACCCTCGCTTCCTGGCATCCCAATTCTGAAGCCACCACCTCCTCCTATAGCTCCGAAAGCTCCAATTCCAAGTGCtcgtcctcctcctcctccacccGCTTCAGTCCCGAAACCAATAGCTCCGACAGTTCCACCTACAGTCAAACCACCTGCACCACCTCCTCCAGTTATTTCTAATATCCAAAAACCTGGTCCTGTATCCGGAGTTCCTCTACCCGGCCAACCTTACCCTGGCCCATCAGTGCGTGGCACCGCGAAACCGATGCCGTTCACGGGAGGTGGAGTGTCTAGGCCTCCACTCGTTAGTGTATACGTCGGTGCTAAACCGGATCGAAAAAAACAGTAG
- a CDS encoding hypothetical protein (NECATOR_CHRII.G8255.T1) encodes MAATPLRFADDIDLITSSISQAERMLTEFRRNMLNGTNISECISYVYLGREMSIMNVLTLELGGRRRTAWEGYKSIEKLVKKTKNSRLRAYFFNATVLPALAYPSETWAFRKQEENVVNVIERAVERVLLGVSLFVQVREGIRSFLLRQRSKTPPRLPRKVK; translated from the exons atggcagctacaccattgcgctttgctgatgatatcgatctgataacatctagcattAGTCaggcggaacgaatgctgaccgaatttcgacgaaacat GCTCaatggaacgaacatatccgaatgcatcagctacgtttatctgggtcgagAAATGAGCATAATGAACGTCTTGACCCTCGAGCTGGGCGGGAGAAGACGAACGGCTTGGGAAgggtataagagcatcgagaaactagtgaagaagaccaagaacagcCGGCTCCGTGCTTACTTCTTCAAcgccaccgtacttcctgctttggcCTATCCTTCTGAAActtgggcatttcgcaagcaggaagaaaacgtggtgaacgtcattgaacgcgcagttgagagagtgttgctaggagtatccctcTTCGTGCAAGTGAGGGAGGGGATTCGAAGTtttctcctacgtcaacgatcgaagacgccgccgcgtttgccaaggaaagtaaaataa
- a CDS encoding hypothetical protein (NECATOR_CHRII.G8254.T2), with translation MCTLEWLAYLGRTVETVAFLSFSLWTTITFAIFCGKKRQVTHTRTLASDGTHSSTTSSSASASAKRLDRRRSSKQHKESREEKRKGPNDLFKGTPKSSTRQHGFSPTPGFGFKPVTQEREKKADIMNEQPQPEQIPSLIPLTTKTLRPESTKLKSVKTKPISNITLKETETDIQEGDGNYEDVNLIDAPPPADEGQYENVTPTDVAPPGFPEEVLHTVKPEALRQVPPTGDSQKTTLTVDPPASIFPTTGGQLKHTLKNPRQTRMVYKIKCSNNNDYGISPVYSFVEAGGTATITVTRLPGAPKEDKMVIQFVEAPAGGKTPEEAFALASPWSYVSTTVPLRTAAGLPPLAAPKPAAAPARPPIPPPKAPIPPPVPPPKAPVPPPAPPPKAPVPPPVLPPKPPIPAYVKPPVIPAFASGAPKPPGLVPPVSQPAVAAKPPVQAVPSPVKIPASVVPKHLAPAAPTPVVAPKPSLPGIPILKPPPPPIAPKAPIPSARPPPPPPASVPKPIAPTVPPTVKPPAPPPPVISNIQKPGPVSGVPLPGQPYPGPSVRGTAKPMPFTGGGVSRPPLVSVYVGAKPDRKKQ, from the exons ATGTGCACACTTGAGTGGTTGGCTTACTTGGGCCGAACG gtggaaacTGTCgcctttctctctttttcattaTGGACAACTATAACATTTGCgattttttgtggaaagaaGAGACAAGTAACACATACTAGGACGCTTGCAAGTGACGGTACTCATAGCAGCACAACATCATCGTCGGCATCAGCCAGCGCTAAACGTCTTGATCGAAGAAGAAGTTCGAAACAACATAAAGaaagtagagaagaaaaaaggaaaggaccTAATGATTTATTCAAAG GTACACCAAAAAGCTCAACGAGACAGCATGGATTTAGTCCGACACCGGGGTTCGGATTTAAGCCTGTCACACAGGAACGAGAGAAAAAGGCGGATATAATGAACGAGCAACCACAACCCGAACAAATACCGTCTCTTATACCAttgacaacaaaaacattgagACCCGAATCAACAAAACTGAAATCCGTTAAAACAAAGCCGATTAGTAATATCACGTTAA aagaaacagaaacggATATCCAAGAA GGTGACGGGAATTACGAGGACGTCAACCTGATAGATGCACCACCACCAGCTGATGAAGGTCAGTACGAAAATGTCACGCCTACGGACGTAGCACCTCCAGGATTCCCCGAGGAAGTACTTCACACTGTGAAACCGGAAGCTCTGCGACAAGTCCCACCAACTGGAGATTCTCAAAA gacaacACTTACGGTGGATCCTCCAGCTTCCATTTTCCCCACAACCGGTGGTCAATTGAAGCACACTCTCAAAAATCCCCGTCAAACCAGGATGGTGTACAAGATTAAGTGCTCAAACAATAATGACTATGGCATAAGTCCAGTGTACAGTTTTGTGGAAGCGGGTGGAACGGCTACGATAACGGTAACCCGTTTACCGGGTGCACCGAAAGAGGACAAAATGGTGATTCAGTTTGTGGAAGCTCCAGCAGGCGGTAAAACTCCAGAAGAAGCTTTTGCGCTGGCATCGCCTTGGTCGTATGTGTCTACCACTGTCCCTCTGAGGACAGCCGCAGGCTTACCTCCACTCGCAGCTCCAAAGCCAGCTGCAGCACCTGCACGCCCGCCAATCCCGCCCCCTAAGGCTCCAATACCACCGCCGGTGCCACCACCAAAGGCTCCTGTACCTCCGCCAGCGCCACCACCAAAAGCTCCTGTACCTCCTCCAGTGCTGCCTCCAAAGCCTCCAATTCCTGCATACGTCAAGCCACCGGTGATCCCAGCATTTGCTTCGGGTGCTCCCAAGCCTCCTGGATTGGTTCCTCCAGTTTCGCAACCTGCAGTTGCAGCCAAACCACCTGTACAGGCTGTGCCCAGCCCCGTCAAAATTCCGGCTTCCGTCGTTCCGAAACATCTGGCTCCTGCTGCTCCCACTCCTGTCGTCGCTCCGAAACCCTCGCTTCCTGGCATCCCAATTCTGAAGCCACCACCTCCTCCTATAGCTCCGAAAGCTCCAATTCCAAGTGCtcgtcctcctcctcctccacccGCTTCAGTCCCGAAACCAATAGCTCCGACAGTTCCACCTACAGTCAAACCACCTGCACCACCTCCTCCAGTTATTTCTAATATCCAAAAACCTGGTCCTGTATCCGGAGTTCCTCTACCCGGCCAACCTTACCCTGGCCCATCAGTGCGTGGCACCGCGAAACCGATGCCGTTCACGGGAGGTGGAGTGTCTAGGCCTCCACTCGTTAGTGTATACGTCGGTGCTAAACCGGATCGAAAAAAACAGTAG